The Candidatus Aminicenantes bacterium genome contains the following window.
TTCCCCTCGAGGAGCCGGGTCAGGCGGGACGCGTTTTCCTCCGAGGCGAAGACGCCGACTTGAATGGCGTACCCGGAAGAAGAATCGGCCGCCAAGGCGGAGGAGGACCAGGGAGCGACCGATACGCGGCGCTTGCAGCCCGCGCCGCCGAATAGGGACAGACCCACCAGCGCGGCGACGACCACCGTTCGGGGCTTGCGGGCTCGCGGACGATTTAAGCCTGTACGCATGGGCAACCGTCGGCCACGCCGGTCATTTCTCATAATATTTATGCAGCCGTTCGACGAATTCCGGACGGATGTAATTGTTCACCGTGACCTTGGGGCTTTCGATCCAGACCTGCTCTTTTTTGTCGAATCGCTTATGGCCAAGCTTGGAGGCGATTTTGATCAGGAGGTCGAACACTTCCTGCCGGGTCGCCGTCCGTTTGGCCCGGAAAAACTTCTTCACTTCGGTGTCGGCATAGTAAGAACGGATGATATGGGGGAAAAACTCTTGGCCGCAAAATTCCCCGATGGCGCTCTTGATCTCCTTCCCGCCCAAGGGATGTCCGGAGGCATGACTGAAAACGAAAGAATTCGGATTTTTGGGCTTCATCAGCGCGGCCAGCCTGCGGATATAAGCTTCCGGAAAGCATTGCCGGATATGGATGGGGACTCCGTCCTTGGCTTTGTAATTAAAGAAGACGTCGCGACCTTGGATCCGGATATCCATCTTTTGCAGGGTCGTAAGCCCTTTGTGACCATGCGCCTTAAAGTAGATTTCGTTCCCGACCCGCATATAGGTCTTCATCATCGTGAAGAGGGCGATCGAGTGAATGCTCCCTTCGCTCCGCAGGTCCTTCAGAACGTTCCGCTTCAGCTTGGGGAAAAACCGGGCGAACTCATCCACGATATGGGACTTATGGGTTTTGGCCCTGGAGATCTTGTCCGTTGTGTAGAGGTAAGTGAATCCCGAAGGATTCTCGAACATCACATCCCAGTGCGCATCGGTGTCTTCATCGTGGAAGCGGAGGCTCTTGGCGAAAAGCGAGAAGGCGGCGTTGAGCCTTGTCCCATCCGGCAGGGCCATGATGCGGGCGCCGACGGCCCGGCCGCCCGGCCCCAGGGCTCCCTTGAAAAACCTCGGGTCTCTGGCGTCGCGAAGCATCGCGAACCGCCCATGGGATCGGTAAAGATGGGCGGCGTGAACGACATCCGGAAAATCCTGGCTTTTTTTCCGCCAGCCGGTGGCGGTCATCACCACGGCTTGAAGGTCTTTGGCCCGGATCCGGACAGTGCCGAGGGGAATCGGTTTCACGGTTGGAGTCATCATTACCTCGCGGAGACAGAGACGGTTGGTGCGCCCCATTGTCGATAAAGCGGCAAGTGCTGTCAACATTCCAACCCGAACGGGCGGCCCCAAGAGCCGGCCCGAGCCTTTAAGGCTAGCCCCTGGACACAAACGGCGCTATTCATATACATTGAACGCAAGCGGCTTTATGGAATTAGAAGTGAGAGAAATACGGATTAAGCCCGTAGGCAGCAAGGCTGGAGGCTGAAGCATGAAAACAAAAATAGCCGTTGCGTTGATGGTCTTCTTCGGCTGGGCGGCCGGGAGCGCCGGATTCGGGAGTCCCCCCGATACCATAAGGCTTCGACTCCTCATTCCCTCGGGCTTGAAGACCGAGGTCACCGGATCAGGCCTACTCAAGCTGTCGGTCGAAAATCGCCTCAAAGCCTATGATCAACCCGAGACGAGCCTCCCCGACCAGCATACGAGCTCCTGGAAGAAGAAATACGACGATACCTATGCCCTTGTCGAGGCCGGCCGGCCGCGCCGGATCGTCCGGCACACGGAGAGCGACACCCGGACCGGGAAGAGCCCTCAAACCGGAAAGATGGAGACCGAGGACGGCTCGACTAAGGATTCCACGGTGACCCTGACCCTTCTTTCCGACGGCGGCGTCACGCTGAACGAGGACGCCGAGCCCCAAATCGCCGACGACTTCAAGCTGGCCCGGGCGGGAACGTTCGTCGCGGATCAGGAGCTCTCGACCGACGCGGACTGGCCGATTCCGGAAGCGCTCTTGAAAGCCTGTCTGCCGCTCGTCCAGAGCGGATCGGGCACGTTGCGGCTGGCCGGCGTCGAATGTCCGAGTCCAGCAAGGAGTGGTCAAGGTCCATACCATCGGCAAGGGCGAATACCACGAGATCTTCAGCACCCGGATCATCGAAAAGGAAAAGGCGAAATGAAAAGAAGCCTCGTGAATGGCCTTTCTTTCTGTTTGCTGGCAGCGGCTCTCGCCTCTTCGTCCTCATACGCCAAGCGCGACGATGCCGATCTTATCGTCCAACCGGCCCTGAAACGGACCATCGTCATCGCCCAGCCTTACCTCAACCTGCCCGTCAAAACGGGGGCACGCCTGCGCCGCATGAGTCTGACTGCGGACGGCGAAAAGATCCTCGATTTCAACATCGAGCTGGCCAAAGATGAGCCTGACTTCTGGGCCTTCATCGACGTCTCGAAGCTCATGGGAAAATCGGTCCTCCTTCAGATCGATCAACCCGACAAGAGCGACCCGGCCGTTCTCGACCGGATTTCGCAGGATAACAAGATCAAGGGAGCGGACGATCTCTACAAGGAGCGCTACCGGCCGCGGTTCCATTTCACCTCCCGCCGCGGCTGGAACAACGATCCCAACGGCCTGATCTATCACGACGGAGAATACCATCTCTTCTACCAGCACAATCCCTACGGATGGAGCTGGGGGAATATGCACTGGGGCCACGCGGTCAGCGCGGACCTCGTCCACTGGCGCGAGTTGGGCGAAGCCATCCGACCGGACAGGCTGGGCACCATCTTCTCCGGCTCGGCCGTGGTGGATGGGACGAACTCGGGCGGGTTCCAAGCGGGAGACAAAAAGGCCATCGTCTGTTTTTACACGTCCGCGGGCGATCAGGTCGAGCCCAAGGCGCCCTTCACCCAAAGCCTTGCCTTCAGCACGGACAACGGAAGGACCTTCACCAAGCTCCCGGGCAATCCGGTCGTCGGCCACATTGCCGACGCCAACCGCGACCCCAAGGTCGTCCGGCACGCGCCGACGAAGACGTGGATCATGGCCCTTTATCTGACCAAGAGCGACTACACCCTGCTCTCCTCGCCGGACCTGAAAACCTGGACGCGGCTATCAGACGTCCAGATGCCGGGGGCCTCGGAATGCCCCGATCTCTTTGAGCTGCCCGTGGACGGGAATCCCGCGAAGACGAAGTGGATCTTCTGGGCGGCCGACGGCAGCTACCGGATCGGGTCCTTTGACGGAAAGGCGTTCACTCCCGAGAGCGGGATGCTCAAGACCTATGCGGGCGGGACCGCGTACGCCGCCCAGACCTTCAGCGGGATCCCCGGCTCGGACGGCCGCCGGATCCAGATCCCCTGGCTTCGCTGCGACATGACCGGGATGCCCTTCAATCAGCAGATGGGGTTCCCGGTGGATCTGACGCTCCGAACGACGAAGGAGGGGGTCCGTCTCCACAGCCGGCCCATCGGCGAGATCGCCGGCCTTTACGGACGCGAGTGGTCGCGGCCATCCCTGCGCGTCGATCCGGGGCGCAAGCGGCTGGACGGAATCGAGGGCGAGGCATTCGATATCGAGGCCGAGATCGAGATCGGCGGGGCGGAAGAAGTCGGGATGACCGTTCGAGGGATTCCGGTCGTCTATGACGCTCGGAAGAGGCTTTTAACCTGCGGCAGCTTTTCCGCGTCACTCGAGCCGGAGCGCGGCCGAATCCGGCTCCGGATTCTCGTGGATCGGGCTTCAATCGAGATCTTCGCCAACGACGGCAGTCTGTCCATGCCCATCGGCCTTCTTGTCCCCGAAAAGGAACGGTCGCTCGAGCTGTCCGCGCAGGGCGGCACCGCCGTGGTGGAGGTGTTGACCATCCATGAAGTCCGATCCATCTGGGACGGGACAAGCTTTCTCCAAGGTCAACTTTCGGGGCTTCAGCATATCGGGCTTCCCGTGAGCGACCTGGAGCGATCGGTCGGATTCTATCAAAGGCTGGGCTTCCGAAAAGTCATGGGCCGCCGATTCGACGACGGCTCGGGCCTCATCCAAGTGGCCATGATGGAGCGCGAGGGTGTCGTGATGGAGCTCTACCAGCTGCCGCCGGACCAGATTGCCGCCGACATCCGCGCCCGCAAGGACGGGCATCTGGACCACGTCGCCTTCAACGTCAAGGACATCGACAAAGCCTTTCAAGAGGCCCGAGATGCCGGATTCATGCCGCTTCAGAAAGAACCCGTGAAGCTTGATTTCTGGGACAAGGGGTGCCGGTACTTCTCGATTCGCGGGCCGGACGGGGAAAAGCTCGAGTTCAACCAGATCCTGTGAGGTGGTGCCGGAGAAGGGAATCGAGCCCGCACGTATTATAGGTCGGTTATTAAAGGGCTTTCTCCCTAATTGACAACTCTTCGCTGATGAGGATATTCTTAGAACCACAAAAAGCCTGAACGACACAGCCAGCAGCGGGCCGGGGGTTTGTGGAGGAAGGAAAGGA
Protein-coding sequences here:
- a CDS encoding VOC family protein; this encodes MKTKIAVALMVFFGWAAGSAGFGSPPDTIRLRLLIPSGLKTEVTGSGLLKLSVENRLKAYDQPETSLPDQHTSSWKKKYDDTYALVEAGRPRRIVRHTESDTRTGKSPQTGKMETEDGSTKDSTVTLTLLSDGGVTLNEDAEPQIADDFKLARAGTFVADQELSTDADWPIPEALLKACLPLVQSGSGTLRLAGVECPSPARSGQGPYHRQGRIPRDLQHPDHRKGKGEMKRSLVNGLSFCLLAAALASSSSYAKRDDADLIVQPALKRTIVIAQPYLNLPVKTGARLRRMSLTADGEKILDFNIELAKDEPDFWAFIDVSKLMGKSVLLQIDQPDKSDPAVLDRISQDNKIKGADDLYKERYRPRFHFTSRRGWNNDPNGLIYHDGEYHLFYQHNPYGWSWGNMHWGHAVSADLVHWRELGEAIRPDRLGTIFSGSAVVDGTNSGGFQAGDKKAIVCFYTSAGDQVEPKAPFTQSLAFSTDNGRTFTKLPGNPVVGHIADANRDPKVVRHAPTKTWIMALYLTKSDYTLLSSPDLKTWTRLSDVQMPGASECPDLFELPVDGNPAKTKWIFWAADGSYRIGSFDGKAFTPESGMLKTYAGGTAYAAQTFSGIPGSDGRRIQIPWLRCDMTGMPFNQQMGFPVDLTLRTTKEGVRLHSRPIGEIAGLYGREWSRPSLRVDPGRKRLDGIEGEAFDIEAEIEIGGAEEVGMTVRGIPVVYDARKRLLTCGSFSASLEPERGRIRLRILVDRASIEIFANDGSLSMPIGLLVPEKERSLELSAQGGTAVVEVLTIHEVRSIWDGTSFLQGQLSGLQHIGLPVSDLERSVGFYQRLGFRKVMGRRFDDGSGLIQVAMMEREGVVMELYQLPPDQIAADIRARKDGHLDHVAFNVKDIDKAFQEARDAGFMPLQKEPVKLDFWDKGCRYFSIRGPDGEKLEFNQIL